ATTAAATGTACATTCTCATTGGTTAATTGTTATGGCTGTGGTTTAGGCCTAAGTTATAAATGGTGTCATTTTCTCTCAAATCGAGGTTGAATACCATTTTACAATGTGCTCCATatcagtttgtttgttttaacCTGTATGTACAGACAGTTGATTTTAGCTGTACTGGTAGACTCCCTTTAGTCCCAGTAAGGGGGAGAGTTAAACTCTGTTTAGAGTTGGAAAAGGGGTAATCCCTAATTATACTGTTTACCATTTAGGCCCTAGTCCTAGCTGCAGTAGGAACCCTATTGAGGGGCTAAGCTTAAGACTCGCCTTCTTCGTCATTTTTTCAGAGTTTTTTGTATCCTGAATGTTACTGCGATGAAACGGACTGTTTTCAACGCAAGCCATGTTTCCCGAAAATCCTTCATTTGCGATAAATCAAGTACTATTTTCCTACAACCATGGGTCCTCCTCATCCCTACCTATTACTTCCCTACTCTGGGTTCTATTCAACACTACCCCATAATTATTAATAGTATCACCATCACGTACCATGTCATGTCCAAGTTAATAGTGACTGTAGTGACAATAGTGACTTATTCAAAGTACAGGATAAGAATGGAGTTTTGTTAATGTAAAGCCAACCTCAAACAACCAGATGATGAGCACGATAAAGCCGATGGACTGCATGATGTTGGTGTAATGGTCCAGCAGGACCTGACGGCAGCCCCTCGTCCACAGGTTGCGCTCCTCCGTCTTCCAGTCATAGTTGTAGTGGGCGGAGTTGTTGGTGACCTGGGTCTGGATGCAGGGTCGTGGAGAGAATGTGTTACAGCAGCTAAAAGGCACTCCGTCCATCAGGTACTTTCCCTCCACGTTACTCCTCAGYCGgctgcaggagagagagtgagatcttTTAAGCCATTGTGCTTAGTCGTATTTTGGCATAAATCTGTCTTGCTACAGAATCTAAGCACAAACATAGACCTATGACTTTACTGATGACAAATGTTTGACTTTTTGTCAACCATTTAACCCCAACTTCTGCATCATGAAGGAATTGATGAGGGAAACTGTCCATCTTACAGTGCCCCTTCCCAAACCAGACAGGTAATGCATGCTAGCTGTTAGCAATGGCTCCTGAAACTCCCTTCAGCTCATTtaaaactgcacacagagacatacaaatggtatccatgagttcatctgactctgggtaagtagaaaaagggcttcattgccaaaatgaCAATTATCCCTTTAAGGTTAGGTTAACTTAAGCATTTACTCGGGAGGAAAACATTACATAGATTGGCCATATTGAAAAGGTAGATCAATTTAATACTGGACTTCcatcactatttacattttttacctgggctttgaaTCTGTTTGTATAAGTCACTttgatacagtaaaaaaaaacaaaaaaaaaaacaagaccaAATATTGAAAGATACATTATTCAACCTGCCGGGTATGGTAATTTCCTGTCACAGTGACCTCCTGACTCCTACTGGATAAGCCTCTCTCGTAACCTTTGACCTCACCTTTTTCAGTCGATACAGTGTTGCTGCTTAACGGTTTGACTGGGCGGCTTAATGAGGAGGACTGGTGTTGGCAGCTGGTAGCATCTGCTTCCAGTATTGTTATGTGTTAGTATGTATGTTGTATTTAGTATGTATGTTGTATTTagtatgtattttgtatttagtatGTATGTATTTTGTCACAGTCTTGCACGGCACCTTTTGTTTTAGTTATTCACAGGTTCAATTGGATTAATCAAGTACCTTCAACTCTGGCCCTCTCAGATGGCTAGACTGTGGCCCTAATGGCTGGGTAGACTCTAGCACTGATGGCTGGGTAGAGGGGCCAGAGAGGACCAGAGCTGGGTAGAGGGGCCAGAGAGGACCAGAGCTGAGTAGAGGGGCCAGAGAGGACCAGAGCtgggtagaggggccagacaggaccagagctgggtagaggggccagacaggaccagagctgggtagaggggccagacaggACCAGAGCTGGGTAGAGGGTGGTGAGGGTGGGTACTGTACTCCTTTATACTTACTCTGTTACTTCACTGTGGGTCATGTCCAACCAGCGGTTGTTGATCCACTGAACATGGAACCAATCGCGGAAGCCAGCATTTCCGCAACACTGGAATTGGATTTGCAGCAAATCCACTGTGCGTTTGAGATAACATCGTCCCGGCGTGCCTGTGTCCTTGTAGTAGAGCATGGCGTTACGCAATCCCAGAAATAGTGACTCCTCCAGTTCGTTCCTCATGCTGTAGCACATGAGCGCACCCACCAGGATGCAGAAGGTAAAGAGGAAGGTGCACACGATGTACGGTAGCATCAGCAGCTTCCATCGCAGGAACTTGGTGGTATCAACGCAATCGTAGCAGATCTTGCCGCCCAGGAAGTTGATGACGCAGGCCACCAGGCCCGTGGCGATGAGCATGTCGGGCACTGAGTGGACATCAGCGGACATCAGCTCCTTCCGTTTCTGGATCTCCACCTTCAGGAAGAGGCCCAGGCTGAAGAGGATGATGCCCGTTAACACAGAGATCCAGTTGAGGACCCACAACACCAGGGCTAGCTTGCCCCGAGTGGTCTTGGTGAACGTCACCTTTAAGACCGCCATTTTGTCTACGTATCCTGTCAAAGTCTGCCCTTCTCATCCAGAAGATACAAGTAGGTCCAGTGGTACAGTGGTTTGGAGGGCAGAAGGGAGAGGTGAATTCTGGAAAGGGTAATGGCTGTGGACCAATGGggaagagggatggatgggggatGTAGAAAGGTGCCAAGCTATTTTCTGGAGGACCTCATAAGCAGCTTAGCTGAGGTATTTCTGTACTTTTGGCCGGTGGCCTTAGCCACGAAAGACAGCACGTCCTGAGAGCaacaaaaaggaaaaaaacaacaMCAATTATGTTTCACATCACCATCGTATCACTAACAGACGTAATAACATTAATATGGAATCAAATACTAAATATGCTTGAAAAACATTTCTGGTCAAGTTTGCCAATAGCATTTCACCTTTTGACCCCATGCTACTTTGACCCCATTGTTATTGGAGAAGCAATAAACTATATTTGAATACTATGGAAATGTAGTAGAACTAAACAAAGGGATTGTGACGTGATGGTTATGCATTATAATCACTGTAGGCTTGTAGAGGCTGAAATGTGTGCTGTTGTAGTAACTAGTGCTAGTGCTGTGGTAGGCTTTAGTTTTACTTATTCAATAAGACTAATGACAAATCTCTGGGGAAAATAGAAGCAGGTTATAACAACTTCATAACCCATACAACCCCAGCAACAATATCTACGCACAACATCTACAGTTACCAAGTCAACAAACACATTTCCTTAGGCTTTTACCTGTAGCTCTATATCTGCAGCATTCACATTGTCAACCGAAGTCTTTGGGACCATCTTTctgtatttaggtgcctttgataTTCCTTTTTGCCAAATGTCATCCTCAGAGAAGGTAAGGAGGTCTATCTCGACATGGACGAGTAAGATGGAGCCCGAGGCTGAAGAGAAGAAGAGTGGCATACATTTCCCTACCCTGACATCTCCTAGCCACAACTGTTAATCCCCTTAACATTAGTTTACCCCGTAATCTTAACACTCCCCACTTCCAACCACCTGGGCCAATCAGCATGCGTGCAGCACTTGGTGGCGTTTTTCTTCTCCTGTTCCTGCCCTCTtaagtgtttgtgtttatggggGATACTTATCCCATGCAAAGCAAAAACACTTCTTACTTATCCACCATTGACCATGGTCAAACCTTTTCAATGACTCACCCCTAATCATTTTAGCCAGTGGAGCATTTTGAAATGGCTTTTTGATgtcttatgttttttttgtttttttgttttcacctttatttaaccaggtaggctagttgagaacaagttctcatttacaactgcgacctggccaagataaagcaaagcagttcgacacaWacaacaacacagagttacacatggaataaacaaacatacagtcaataatacagtagaaaaaaagaaataagtatatatacagtgtgtgcaaatgaggtaagataagggatgtaaggcaataaaataggccatagtggcgagataattacgatatagcaattaaacactggagtgatagatgtgKagaagatgaatgtgcaagtagagatactggggtgcaaaYGagcaaaataaatgggatgaggtagttggatgggctatttacagatgggctatgtacaggtgcaatgatctgtgagctgctctgacagctggtgcttgaagttagtgagggagataagagtctccagcttcagcgatttttgcagttaGTTCCAggcattgacagcagagaactggaaggaaagacaYccaaaggaggaattggctttgggggtgaccagtgaaacatacctgctggagcgcYtgctgcgggtgggtgctgctatggtgaccagtgagctgagataaggcggggctttacctagcaaagacttgtagatgacctggagccagtagatttggcgatgagtatgaagtgagggccagcaaacgagagcatacatgtcgcagtggtgggtattatatggggctttggtgacaaaacggatggcactgtgatagactgcatccaatttgttgagtagagtgttggaggctattttgtaaatgacatcgccgaagtcgaggatcggtaggatagtcagttttccgagggtatgtttggcagcatgaggatgctttgttgcgaaataggaagccgattctagatttaattttggattggagatgcttttaACATTGGACTTTAGGTATCTGGGGTTTAACTGTTTTGACTTCTGGTATCTGTCATGTTAAGCTTAAATGATGTTGTGTACAAACAGGGgtggcatacagttgaagtcggaagtttacatacacttaggttggagtcattaaaactcgtttttcaaccactccacaaatttcttgttaacaaactatagttttgacaagtcggttaggacatctactttgtgcatgacacaagtaattttttcagcaattgtttacagacagattatttcacttataattcactgtatcacaattccagtgggtcagaagtttacatacactaagttgactgtgcctttaaacagcttggaaaataccagaaaatgatgtcatggctttagaagcttctgataagctaactgacatcatttgtcAATtgaggtacctgtggatgtatttcaaggcctaccttcaaaatcagtgcctctttgcttgacatcacgggaaaatctaaagaatcagccaagacctcagaaaataaattgtagacctccacaagtctggttcatccttggagcaatttccaaacgcctgaaggtaccatgtccatctgtacaaacaatagcatgcaagtataaacaccattggacacgccagccatcataccgctcaggaaggagacacattccgtctcctagagatgaacgtactttggtgtgtaaaagtgctaatcaatcccagaacaacagcaaaggaccgtgtgaagatgctggaggaaacaggtacaaaagtatcaatatccacagtaaaacaagtcctatatcgacataacctgaaaggtcgctcaccaaggaaaaagccactgctccaaaaccgccataaaaaagtcagactacgtttgcaactgcacatggggacaaaagagcactttttgcagaaatgtcctctcgtctgatgaaacaaaaatagaactgtttggccataatgacgattgttatgtttggaggaaaaaggagtttgcaagctgaagaacaccatcccaaccgtgaagcacggggtggcagcatcatgttgtgggggtgctttgctgcaggagggactggtgcacttcacaaaatagatggcatcatgaggtaggaaaatgatggaatatattgaagcaaaatctcaagacatcagtgggtttcccaaatggacaatgactccaagcatacttccaaagttgtggaaaaatggcttaaggacaacaaagtcatatattggagtggccatcacaagcccttaCCTCCATcatatagacaatttgtgggcagaactgaaaaagcgtgtgcgagcatgtggccttaaaacctgactcagttacaccagctctgtcaggagaatgggcccaaattcaccccaacttattgtgggaagcttgggaaggctacccgaaatgtttgacccaagttaaacaatttaaaggcagtgctaccaaatacaattagtatgtaaacttctgatcccactgggaatttgatgaaagaaataaaagctgaaaataataattctctctactatattctgcatttcacattcttaaaattaagtggtgatcctaactgacctaaaacaggaatatttactaggattaaacgtcaggaattgtgaaaactgaggtttaaatgtatttggctaaggtgtattaaacttcgacttcaactatGTACCAATGTATGTAATCCACTCCGGTTGTCCACTCACTCATGTTATCTCGAGATTACAATAACAACAGTCTTATAAATCAAAAATTACCCTAGATCCCATCCTTCACTCTTACAGTAGTGAACAATTGTCCGTCGTAGTCTACacgaagtgtcacgccctggccttattCATTCTTAGTTTTCTTATCTCATCTTTGTTTAGGTCAGAGGGTGTGACAGTGGATTTACTTGTATTTTTCTCGTCTAGGgatatttgtatgtttataggAGCTTATGTCTCAGCTCTAGTGTTGTATTCTATGGTGTGCCTAGATTGGATTCCTCAATTATGGAAGCAGCTGTTAATTGTCTACGgatggaaccatatttaggcataGCCATATCTTAATAGATTTTGTGCTTATGCCGTTATGTCTAAGGAAGTTGCCTGTTCTACTTTCGTAAAGCTCTCACgtcgctttgttgtttttttatagtTTAGTCAATCGTTTTTAGTTTTCGtaataaataaactaaaagtaTCTACTCATCACCCGCGCCCTTAcgtcactcctctctcctccatacacAACTGGTACAACAAAGACAACAATGAGAAACTAAGTAGTCTTGTTTTTTAGACCCAAGGTAATTAAGTGTCAATAAAAAGTAAATCACAAGTAAAAGTAAGTCGGTTGTTTGACATGAGTACATGTTTTGTCTGTAGATTTTAATGACCGAGAACAACAGCTACTAAAAAGCTTACATGCGCTCCCTGATACACTGATAACTGTCTATACCACTCGTACGAATATAAAATTATTCTTGCGACTGAGGTCATCACATTCTTGAACTGGCATCTATGATTAGATTTAACTTAGAGTTCTGCCCTTACAGACTGTTGTCTCTTGGAAACCTCAGAAAATTCCCTGAATGCAGAATGAATACTTCTGATTAATTGGTTCAAACTAGTTGTAGATGAAAAGCAGCAAGAATCATTTTTACAATTACAAATTATATTGACTATAATAAAACTTACTAACCGATAGCCATTTTGAATTGCTTTCTGTATTTAAATATATGTAGGTATTTTCACAATAGAAAACTCTATATTTTTCTCTGCAGCTCTTTCTTCCAAGCCTTCCTGAACCTGCTGGTTTTGTGGCTTCACCTCCAAGTGTGACGCCGTCTCAGAGAACGGCGCCATGCCCTGCAGATGAGCAAGCATCTCTGAAGTGTTCAGTAACCCATAATATGAAAGGTACCTGTTAGCATAAACATAATTAATGCTCTGCTTATTCYTGTGTTTTTGAAGTTTTTATTTCGTACCCATCAAATAAAGTAATACAAAGTGTTCTAGCACACAATTTGGAAGGTACCTGTTGGCATAAAGCATCATTGAAACACTCTGCTTATGAATGTGTCCTTATCTTGTTACCCTTCAAATACCCTTCAAAGGAAAAGTCATAGCAGCCGTCAAATGAAATGTACATTACAACTTGATTACGCTGACGTGTTTCGACACTCCCTGGCACCACCTTGCTCTCTGATAGACTTGGTGACTTCTTCTTCTATTCTATTCTCATATCCTTTCAGGTCTGCATGGTGTACATAGGAACAGGGGCTGGGCGGTTATATGGAATTCCTAATAACCTTTGttatgggatttttgtgtttaatgactaaaatatgtatacattMGACttagatgttactgtatgaatgaaacttattataatcataatgctgaGTGTAATATGTTCCTTATTAGAAAGAATGGAGRtatcttcagacaggctggaatgctgtgttccttacaggacattctgtctctacccagggaggggaYagaccttgggttggttgcagatagtttaacaggtggcagacagtaatgaggcWgtgaactgtattgccattgtattctagaggaggatggacattataacctatgacatcatctttattatataacctgatgtaaattgtactatgattcagtactctcgagaataaacgctattgattgattgattttaagactggtatctgtccattttatgctgataattatcttacaaattcttatttatgggcagagtgttttaattgaattggttaataaacATAGGAATAAAATTCCTTTAACACCTTGCAGAATCACTACATTCCGGGGTTTTTGTGTTGACCGTTTCTGTACCCATTTAAAGGGAAGATGCTGATCAAACATACAGATTATCAAGCACACGTGTTGATATTTTAACACATTTTGAGAGGTTTCCCTGATCGYGACTCAATCCCGGGTCCAACAACTGTCAAGCCAACATCTTTACCGTTACACCAAGAGGTGAGAACCCCTTgacgaggttgctaggtgttgtgTTYAGATCYRTACAACAGGGATCGCCTAGTGCATAGAATAGCTATTAGTCAATAGTGTTTTTTGAGGTTGGTTTGGTTTCggttaaattataaaaaataatcatgGTTTCCGATTTCGAtcatttattttgtgctttatgtgggttgaatgctgtaacacagaataaaactattaataaaagtcccatgatgctAGTGACTGACCAAGACTGCTtttcacttattaaccatcagttattcacatgactttactttaataaaatatttaagttgtTGTATTATTACatgtgttttatttgatgactgtactatttcattccaagtcatcatctcatctctatagagctgctgcctacgcTGTCTCAACATTTCAGTAGTTCTTAACTCAGCACGATTAGTCAAACATTGCAGAAGGAAATATACCCGTTTATtagaaccacagatcttaggtcTGTTTTCTACATGTTTGTGTTCAACACATCTCAAACTCTATAAATTGATATTTTAACGTTTAACTATTCAACCCCATATGGCTGCTCAAGTTAATACAATATTTACCCGGTGCCCACAGCCTGTCATTCTCTGTGTGCCAGTGATAACAGAAAAAGTCCTGCTAcagccctcttctggctgttcaCAGTCATCGCAATACAGTCATTGGCTTTTCACAGTCATTGCTTGGAGAAACACGCCAAAGAGGATATATATKcactgattgtacaaaacattaacaacaccttcctaatattgagttgcacccccttttMccctcagaacagccttaatttgttGAGGcgtggactctgcaaggtgtcgaaagcgtaccacaggg
Above is a genomic segment from Salvelinus sp. IW2-2015 linkage group LG28, ASM291031v2, whole genome shotgun sequence containing:
- the LOC111954650 gene encoding photoreceptor outer segment membrane glycoprotein 2-like gives rise to the protein MAVLKVTFTKTTRGKLALVLWVLNWISVLTGIILFSLGLFLKVEIQKRKELMSADVHSVPDMLIATGLVACVINFLGGKICYDCVDTTKFLRWKLLMLPYIVCTFLFTFCILVGALMCYSMRNELEESLFLGLRNAMLYYKDTGTPGRCYLKRTVDLLQIQFQCCGNAGFRDWFHVQWINNRWLDMTHSEVTDRLRSNVEGKYLMDGVPFSCCNTFSPRPCIQTQVTNNSAHYNYDWKTEERNLWTRGCRQVLLDHYTNIMQSIGFIVLIIWLFELWVLTGVRYLQTAMENLLRQGDPDLESDGWLLENSIAQTARSNFKIIKNLGKCYQVDDDPNIDVPSTAQQEVSTCQIPVAR